In one window of uncultured Draconibacterium sp. DNA:
- a CDS encoding RagB/SusD family nutrient uptake outer membrane protein, translated as MKKLLYIMAVGVMIMVTSCQDLLDTENLYNKNLDSFYRTPTDINEAMNGVYNALFVNGPHSNEHVAANLLSDVMLGGGGPDDVSAKNVDQFQDPSEDTYRDLWVETYNGVSRANAIIEAVTDGDFSAYFDTAEEAAVFKNNTLGEAYFMRGFLMYRAARFFGGMPLIATSESDRKAPRASLSDTWAFIASDFKTAAETLPRISAEAASIKDYGHANIWVAKSYIARAYLYYTGYMTNVEGQATDVLPLPEGGSISKAEVVTHIEDVIDNSGFHLASDFRNLWPYSYVNESARTYNPEATDPVLPWAENPDGADPEVPLAWVGQDGPNSTVGTGNYEVMFALRYGLGNWDYDGGTGQKFNNRVPLFFGIRDHSMVPFGQGWGWGTVHSDFYDQWSNDDPRKEGSVLNLNTKDPNMGLSDWNIGKGDHNTGLVNKKYTTLQHDGPDGVKGMFFYLYNMSHGDPMQLWAAQDFYYLRFADVLLMHSELTETANGINLVRERAGLEPISYSLAALKTERLHELAFEGLRWFDLVRWGDVATSNNFYNDQITVNNSGVEAPYEISYRAETKGLVPIPESEIRLSNGVYEQNPGW; from the coding sequence ATGAAGAAGTTATTATATATAATGGCTGTTGGAGTAATGATCATGGTCACTTCGTGTCAGGATTTACTCGATACAGAAAACCTGTATAATAAAAACCTCGACAGTTTTTATCGTACTCCAACTGATATCAATGAAGCGATGAACGGTGTTTACAATGCACTGTTTGTAAATGGCCCGCACAGTAACGAACATGTGGCTGCCAACTTACTTAGCGATGTAATGCTGGGTGGCGGTGGCCCCGACGACGTTTCGGCAAAAAATGTCGATCAGTTTCAGGATCCCTCAGAAGATACTTACCGTGATTTGTGGGTAGAAACCTACAATGGTGTTAGTAGAGCGAATGCAATTATTGAAGCCGTAACCGACGGTGATTTTTCAGCCTATTTTGATACTGCTGAAGAAGCAGCGGTTTTTAAAAATAATACATTGGGAGAAGCCTATTTTATGCGTGGTTTCTTGATGTACCGAGCTGCACGTTTCTTTGGAGGTATGCCTTTAATTGCCACTTCCGAATCAGATCGAAAAGCACCACGTGCATCCTTATCAGATACATGGGCATTTATTGCTTCCGATTTTAAAACAGCAGCCGAAACACTGCCACGAATTAGTGCCGAAGCGGCTTCAATCAAAGACTATGGTCACGCCAACATTTGGGTAGCTAAAAGTTATATCGCACGTGCTTACTTGTACTACACCGGCTACATGACGAACGTTGAAGGCCAGGCAACCGATGTATTGCCTTTGCCTGAAGGTGGAAGTATTTCAAAAGCTGAAGTTGTTACACATATCGAAGATGTTATTGATAACAGTGGATTCCATTTAGCCAGTGATTTCCGTAACTTGTGGCCATACTCGTATGTAAACGAAAGTGCCCGCACATATAATCCTGAAGCAACCGATCCGGTATTGCCTTGGGCAGAAAATCCCGACGGTGCAGACCCTGAAGTTCCTTTGGCATGGGTTGGACAGGATGGTCCTAACTCAACAGTTGGAACTGGCAACTACGAAGTAATGTTTGCTCTGCGTTATGGTCTTGGAAACTGGGATTACGACGGTGGAACAGGACAAAAATTCAATAACCGTGTACCTTTATTCTTTGGAATTCGCGATCACTCAATGGTTCCATTCGGACAAGGTTGGGGATGGGGAACAGTACATTCTGATTTTTATGATCAGTGGTCAAATGACGACCCAAGAAAAGAAGGCTCGGTTTTGAATTTAAACACAAAAGACCCAAACATGGGACTATCTGATTGGAATATTGGAAAAGGCGACCACAATACTGGCTTAGTAAACAAAAAATACACCACCTTACAGCATGATGGCCCTGACGGTGTTAAAGGTATGTTCTTTTATCTCTACAATATGTCGCACGGCGATCCAATGCAGTTGTGGGCAGCACAAGATTTCTATTACCTGCGCTTTGCCGATGTACTATTAATGCATTCTGAATTAACCGAAACAGCAAACGGCATAAACCTGGTTCGCGAACGCGCCGGATTAGAGCCGATTAGCTATTCGTTAGCTGCACTTAAAACCGAACGTTTGCACGAGCTTGCTTTTGAAGGGTTACGCTGGTTCGACCTGGTACGCTGGGGAGATGTTGCAACTAGCAACAACTTCTATAACGACCAGATCACAGTTAATAACTCTGGAGTTGAAGCGCCCTATGAAATTTCATACCGAGCAGAAACAAAAGGACTTGTGCCAATTCCAGAGTCGGAAATACGCTTATCAAACGGTGTTTACGAGCAAAATCCGGGATGGTAA
- a CDS encoding family 16 glycosylhydrolase, whose product MLKSFNKQKRNWHLLALLILITPFNGCSKETTDAGFIADFSHSFIDDNNVRFTNETEGEYWRMEWDFGNGITETTISKTEEITTYYPEAGDYEVTLQVTNTDDEVKSVSKVVKIAHTDFAVDFSTNINTQNPNYVHLQNTSIGDFDSFKWKFRNKIIEDENTTQAYFPYAGTYAVELVGTKDGETFTSKQNISIAANDSEYFSKLELVWEDNFDGNAVNTDNWTFETGSGGWGNNELQNYTAGNNATVQDGILTITAEKVNDNKVPGSYTSTRIITSGKQEFTYGRMEIRAKLPSGTGIWPAIWMLGANIGSAGWPACGEIDIMEYVGYQPNTVHATVHTSAGSGGDGSGSSKTLNTAEEEFHVYGVFWTEKEMVFYTDSPENVTHRYAPSNKTSDNWPFDKPQFFILNVAVGGNWGGAQGIDNSIFPQSMEVDYVRVYQEM is encoded by the coding sequence ATGCTTAAATCATTTAACAAACAAAAACGAAACTGGCATTTGCTGGCACTTCTAATTCTTATTACTCCTTTTAACGGGTGCAGCAAAGAGACAACAGATGCAGGCTTCATTGCCGATTTTTCGCATTCATTTATTGATGACAACAACGTTCGATTCACCAACGAAACCGAAGGAGAATACTGGCGAATGGAATGGGATTTTGGCAATGGAATTACGGAAACCACCATTTCGAAAACAGAAGAAATTACAACTTACTATCCTGAAGCCGGCGATTATGAAGTTACGCTGCAGGTAACAAATACTGACGACGAGGTTAAATCGGTTTCCAAAGTGGTAAAGATTGCACACACTGATTTTGCCGTTGATTTTTCTACAAATATCAATACTCAAAATCCGAACTATGTTCACCTACAAAATACAAGCATCGGCGATTTCGATTCGTTTAAATGGAAATTCAGAAATAAAATTATTGAAGACGAGAATACCACGCAGGCCTATTTCCCATATGCTGGAACTTATGCTGTGGAATTAGTGGGAACAAAAGACGGTGAGACTTTCACCTCTAAACAAAACATTTCAATTGCTGCCAACGACTCTGAATACTTCTCGAAATTAGAATTGGTTTGGGAAGATAATTTTGATGGAAACGCAGTAAATACCGACAACTGGACATTTGAAACCGGCTCGGGCGGCTGGGGAAACAACGAATTGCAAAATTACACCGCCGGCAACAATGCAACGGTTCAGGATGGAATCCTTACCATTACTGCCGAAAAAGTAAACGACAATAAAGTTCCCGGGTCTTACACTTCAACCCGCATTATTACCAGCGGCAAACAAGAATTCACTTACGGACGAATGGAAATACGTGCCAAACTGCCTTCGGGAACAGGAATCTGGCCGGCAATCTGGATGCTGGGTGCCAACATTGGCAGTGCTGGCTGGCCCGCCTGTGGCGAAATTGATATTATGGAATACGTGGGATACCAACCTAACACCGTGCATGCAACGGTGCATACTTCGGCAGGTTCCGGAGGAGATGGAAGCGGAAGCAGCAAAACGCTCAATACGGCCGAAGAAGAATTTCATGTTTACGGAGTATTTTGGACCGAAAAGGAAATGGTTTTCTATACCGATTCACCTGAAAATGTGACTCATCGATATGCACCTTCAAATAAAACCAGCGACAACTGGCCGTTCGACAAACCACAGTTTTTTATCCTGAATGTGGCTGTTGGTGGTAACTGGGGAGGTGCCCAGGGAATCGACAACTCCATCTTCCCTCAATCAATGGAGGTGGATTACGTGCGCGTTTATCAGGAAATGTAG
- the bglX gene encoding beta-glucosidase BglX has protein sequence MKIRALTLIIGTWLATGCTTTLTDNPDPVEQKINSLLSEMTLDEKIGQMQQVNDGFFGDEEATKQAIRDGKVGSFLNTTGADRVAEFQRVALEESEHGIPLLFGRDVIHGYRTIFPIPLGMASSWEPELAEKAMRISAIEASSMGINWTFAPMMDVTWDPRWGRIAESCGEDPLLTSEFAAAMVRGFQGDLSDPTAVAACAKHFVGYGMSEAGRDYNTTYIPEPLLRNVHLRPFKAAADAGALTFMSAFNDLNGVPTSGNEFTLKQILRNEWNYKGMVVSDWGSIEEMINHGFAADKKQAAEIAAKAGVDMEMATTCYADNLKTLIKEGVITEDMIDTYVGNILRVKFKLGLFDKPYDNHVSTDTILAPSHLTVSREAARKSMVLLKNDNNTLPISKNIHSLAVVGPLADAARDQLGTWIFDGQGEDSTTPKQAFGEILGSRMNFVSGLEYSRDKSTKGFAEAVATAKRSDAILFFAGEESILSGEANARGIIDLPGVQTELITELRKTGKPLILVVMAGRPLGIGAEMEMADAVLYAWHPGTMAGPALADLIFGDYSPSGKLPVTFVKGAGQIPFYYYRKNTGRPATEDDVTYIDDIPRNSKQLSLGFKSMHIDYGVTPLLPFGFGLSYTEFEYENLKLSSNEMATNGSITVSADIKNIGNYETEEIVQLYVHDKVGSITRPIKELKGFEKINLKPGDVKTVSFELKAEDLQFFNGDDYVIEPGDFEVWIGPNSDEGLKGAFVLK, from the coding sequence ATGAAGATTAGAGCTTTAACATTGATTATTGGAACCTGGCTAGCAACAGGTTGTACAACAACATTAACCGACAATCCCGATCCGGTAGAACAAAAAATTAACAGCCTGTTAAGTGAGATGACACTGGATGAAAAGATAGGCCAGATGCAACAGGTTAACGACGGTTTCTTTGGCGACGAAGAAGCAACAAAACAAGCCATTAGAGACGGCAAAGTTGGCTCATTTTTGAACACAACTGGAGCCGACCGGGTTGCAGAATTCCAGCGTGTTGCATTGGAAGAAAGTGAACATGGAATTCCTCTGCTTTTTGGGCGCGATGTAATTCACGGATATCGCACTATTTTCCCTATTCCCCTGGGAATGGCATCCTCGTGGGAGCCCGAACTGGCTGAAAAGGCGATGCGTATTTCAGCTATCGAAGCCTCATCGATGGGAATTAACTGGACATTTGCACCAATGATGGATGTTACCTGGGATCCGCGTTGGGGCCGAATTGCTGAAAGTTGCGGTGAAGATCCACTGCTTACTTCAGAATTTGCAGCTGCCATGGTAAGAGGATTTCAGGGCGACCTAAGTGATCCAACAGCAGTAGCAGCCTGCGCCAAACACTTTGTTGGTTACGGAATGTCGGAAGCCGGCCGTGATTATAATACCACATACATTCCGGAGCCGCTGCTCAGAAACGTACACCTTCGCCCATTTAAAGCTGCAGCCGATGCCGGAGCATTAACCTTTATGTCGGCATTTAACGACTTAAACGGGGTACCAACATCTGGAAATGAATTCACCCTAAAGCAAATTTTGCGCAACGAATGGAACTACAAAGGAATGGTGGTTAGCGACTGGGGATCGATTGAAGAAATGATCAACCATGGTTTTGCTGCCGATAAAAAACAAGCCGCTGAAATTGCCGCCAAAGCCGGTGTCGATATGGAAATGGCAACAACCTGTTACGCCGATAATTTAAAAACCTTGATTAAAGAGGGCGTGATCACTGAAGATATGATCGATACTTATGTTGGCAATATTTTGCGTGTAAAGTTTAAACTGGGACTGTTCGATAAACCATACGACAATCACGTTTCAACCGATACCATTTTGGCTCCAAGCCATTTGACAGTATCGCGCGAAGCAGCACGAAAAAGTATGGTTTTGCTGAAAAACGACAATAACACCTTGCCCATTTCAAAAAATATTCATTCCCTGGCAGTAGTCGGACCGCTTGCCGATGCCGCACGCGATCAGTTGGGAACCTGGATTTTCGACGGACAAGGCGAAGACTCAACAACGCCCAAACAAGCTTTTGGCGAAATTCTTGGCTCGAGAATGAATTTTGTATCCGGATTGGAATACAGCCGCGATAAATCGACAAAAGGATTTGCAGAAGCCGTTGCTACCGCCAAACGTTCTGATGCTATTTTATTCTTTGCCGGCGAAGAGTCAATTCTTTCGGGCGAAGCAAATGCTCGTGGAATTATTGATCTTCCGGGTGTTCAAACCGAACTGATTACCGAATTGAGAAAAACAGGCAAACCGCTTATTTTGGTGGTAATGGCCGGAAGACCGTTGGGAATTGGTGCCGAAATGGAAATGGCCGATGCCGTACTTTATGCCTGGCATCCGGGAACAATGGCCGGGCCTGCACTAGCCGACCTGATTTTTGGCGACTATTCTCCGTCAGGGAAATTACCTGTAACCTTTGTAAAAGGTGCCGGACAAATTCCGTTTTACTATTATCGTAAAAACACCGGCCGCCCTGCAACCGAAGATGATGTTACCTACATTGACGACATTCCGCGCAATTCAAAACAACTATCACTCGGTTTTAAATCCATGCATATTGATTATGGAGTTACTCCTCTCCTGCCCTTTGGATTTGGATTGAGTTACACCGAGTTTGAATACGAAAATCTAAAACTGTCGTCGAACGAAATGGCAACAAATGGATCAATTACCGTTTCGGCCGATATTAAAAACATAGGCAACTACGAAACTGAAGAGATTGTGCAGCTATACGTACACGACAAAGTGGGTAGTATTACCCGACCTATTAAAGAGTTAAAAGGTTTTGAGAAGATTAACCTCAAACCGGGCGATGTAAAAACAGTAAGCTTTGAGCTAAAAGCTGAAGACTTACAGTTTTTTAACGGAGACGATTATGTAATCGAGCCCGGAGATTTTGAAGTTTGGATTGGTCCGAATTCGGATGAAGGACTAAAGGGAGCATTTGTGTTAAAATAA
- a CDS encoding RNA polymerase sigma-70 factor, giving the protein MSEIIDLHKILSALAQDDEASLEKLFNYYYPRLFNFSKSILKLEDGIDDILQEVFVKIWKNRKNINSAATFNSYIFIITRNLLLNELRRQLSFQNTKEEVKRLSLANEYSLSEQIDYQELKEKIDAFVEELPDRQKEVFLLSRSEGLSHKEIAEKLGIKPKTVEYHITLAVRCLKEKITGIGILSLLYFYLFF; this is encoded by the coding sequence ATGTCCGAAATAATAGACCTACATAAAATTTTATCGGCACTGGCGCAAGACGATGAAGCTTCTTTAGAAAAGCTTTTCAACTATTATTATCCGAGGTTGTTCAATTTCTCAAAATCTATTTTAAAGCTGGAAGACGGTATTGACGATATTTTGCAGGAGGTTTTTGTGAAGATCTGGAAAAACCGTAAAAACATAAATTCTGCAGCTACTTTCAATTCGTATATTTTTATCATCACCCGAAATCTTTTGTTAAACGAACTAAGGAGGCAGCTAAGCTTTCAAAATACGAAAGAAGAAGTTAAACGACTTTCGTTGGCAAACGAATACTCTTTATCCGAGCAAATCGACTACCAGGAACTGAAAGAAAAAATTGATGCTTTCGTAGAAGAACTTCCTGACCGTCAGAAGGAGGTTTTTTTACTAAGTCGTAGTGAGGGACTGTCGCATAAAGAAATAGCGGAAAAACTTGGAATTAAGCCTAAAACTGTAGAATACCACATTACATTGGCAGTCAGGTGTCTGAAGGAGAAAATCACAGGTATTGGAATACTCTCGTTGCTCTATTTCTATCTTTTTTTCTAG
- a CDS encoding FecR family protein: protein MNRLFNKYYRSLLNPDEFSEVSEFFSEAKNETRIFNMMKPFWEEELTKSLDSKRSNSDLYSKIKEFVLLDKQKRLGRKIKFYTWSLRIAAVFIIGLLLSTVFLFQESRVQYSDQIQTITTPYGAKMNYTLPDGSIVWLNSASTFSYAAKFGKTRSVTLVGEAFFEVEKDSKPFIVATNHGTVEVKGTSFNVKAYADDNDFETTLEEGSVVFKVKNAGNEVTLKPGEQVSKTESGYTVKKVETKYFTSWKEGKLLFNREPFPSFIKKLERWYNVKIEYSDPKLNDLWYTGTIEMESISEVMEMISKAAPVSYHFNNKTRVFTIKAK, encoded by the coding sequence ATGAACAGATTATTCAATAAGTACTACCGATCATTGCTGAATCCCGATGAGTTTTCAGAAGTATCAGAGTTTTTTTCGGAAGCAAAAAACGAGACGCGCATTTTTAACATGATGAAGCCATTTTGGGAAGAAGAACTAACAAAGTCTCTTGATTCAAAACGTTCGAATTCCGACTTGTATTCCAAAATTAAAGAATTTGTATTGCTCGATAAGCAAAAACGGCTTGGCAGAAAAATCAAATTTTATACATGGAGCCTGCGTATAGCAGCTGTCTTTATCATTGGATTGTTGTTAAGTACTGTTTTTCTGTTTCAGGAATCGCGGGTACAATATTCCGATCAAATACAAACAATTACAACTCCGTACGGAGCAAAAATGAATTATACCTTACCTGATGGTTCAATAGTCTGGTTAAACTCCGCGTCAACATTTTCATATGCTGCAAAGTTTGGGAAAACACGATCGGTAACTTTGGTCGGAGAAGCTTTTTTTGAGGTAGAAAAAGATTCGAAACCATTTATTGTGGCAACCAATCACGGCACGGTGGAAGTGAAGGGAACTTCATTTAATGTTAAAGCTTATGCCGACGATAACGACTTTGAAACAACACTGGAGGAGGGATCAGTTGTTTTTAAGGTAAAAAACGCTGGTAATGAAGTTACCCTTAAACCCGGAGAGCAAGTGAGCAAAACAGAATCAGGGTATACGGTAAAAAAAGTTGAAACAAAATATTTCACCTCGTGGAAAGAAGGGAAGTTACTATTTAACCGCGAGCCTTTCCCAAGTTTCATTAAAAAGCTCGAACGATGGTACAACGTAAAAATCGAGTATTCAGATCCGAAACTTAACGATTTATGGTACACCGGAACAATAGAAATGGAAAGCATTAGCGAAGTAATGGAAATGATCAGTAAAGCTGCACCTGTTTCTTATCACTTTAATAATAAAACACGCGTATTCACAATAAAAGCAAAATAA